CAGAGATATTAGCTACTAAAGTATTTCCTCCCCATTCCTCTGGAACGAGCCCTAATTCTGCTAATTGGGATTTAACTCTTTCAGGATTAGCATCAGGTTTATCAATTTTGTTTATAGCAACTACAATCGGAACTTTAGCAGCTCTTGCATGTTCTATAGCTTCTTTAGTTTGTTCCATAACCCCATCATCAGCAGCAACTACAAGGATTACTATATCAGTTACTTGAGCTCCTCTTGCTCTCATAGAAGTAAAAGCTTCATGTCCAGGGGTATCAATGAAGGTTATAATTCTTCCATCTTCCAATTTCACTGTATAAGCACCTATATGTTGGGTAATTCCTCCTGCTTCTTTACTTGCAACATCAGTTTTTCTTATAGCATCAAGAAGTGTTGTTTTTCCATGATCGACATGTCCCATAACTGTAACTACAGGTGGTCTTGGTTTTAGCTCCTCTGGAGATGGAGGGATATACTGTAAAAGAATTTCTTCCTCGATAGGTGCTTTCTCTACTTGATAACCAAATTCGTCAGCTAAAATAGCTGCAGTATCAGCATCTATAGATTGATTAGCAGTTACAGGCATCCCCATTTGTAAAGATTTTTTAATGAGTTCTCCTACTTTTACTCCCATCAATTTAGCAAGTTCGCTAACTTGAATAGTTTCATAAATTTTAATTTTTTTCTCTTTTGGAGGAAGGGTAGGTGGTCTTTCTGGAACTTTTTCTACTTTTTCTTTTACTTTTTTAGGTTTTTCTTCTACAAGCTCTTCTTTTTCTTCAAAAAGAACTTCTGGTTCCTCTAAAAAGAAATCTTCAAAAGTTTCTAATTCTCTCCTTTCTTTTTTAAATATTCCTGGTTTTTTCTTGCTTTTTTTCTTTTCCTTTAATTCAAGCTCTCTTTCTTTTTTCTTTCTCTTTATCTCTTCTTTTTCTGGTCTTGGTATTGTTTCAGGTTCCTCAGTGGGGATAGGTGCTGAAGGGACTTCTCTTGGCTTAAAAGGTCTTTCTTTTCTTGGTCTAAAATCAGTAACTACTCTTTTTTCATGAGAAACTTTTATTTCTCTTTCAGGTGCTTCTAAAGGTCTTTCTTCTTTGATTGTTTCTTCTAATTTAATGCTTTCTTTTTCTAAAACTTCTTTTTCTGGAGTAACTAAAGCTTCAGGCTTTTCAACTTCCAGCTTCTCAGCTTCGGGCTTTTCAATCTCGGGCTCTTCTTTTTTAATTTTTTTTATAATTAACTTTTTCTTCTTTGGTGCTTCTAAAGCTTCAGGGCTTAAAATTTCGGCAAAGGCACTTTCTGAAAGATCAACTTGATGTTTTTCTATATCTTCTTTTCTTATAATAATAAAATTAGATTTTATACTATAGTGTTCTCTTATTTTTTGGGCTTCTTCTTCACTAACAGAAGAGGCTATTGTTTTTACAGTGTAACCCTTTTCTTGAAGTTCTTTAAGAAGCTCCTTAGGATCTAAATTTAATTCTTTAGCTAATTCTACAACTTTTATTTTTGCCATTAACCACCTAATTTTAAAATTTTTAATTTTTTAAAAATTTTTAAAAATTAAGTTTAAATAAGTTTAATCTTAAAGTAAGAAAATTCAAGAGCTTCTTTTAATTTGAAAAAATTAGATTAAATTAAAATTTAATGAGAAAGGTAATCATTATTCCTGCAAGATATGGATCTACAAGATTTCCTGGTAAACCTTTAGCTTTGCTTTGGGGTAAAACTATTATTCGTCATGTTTATGAAAGAGCTTTAGCTTCAGAAATAGAAGAAATATATGTAGCAACTGATGATGAAAGAATTTTTAATGAAGTAATAAGTTTTGGAGGAAAAGCAATTTTAACAAGTAAAGAACATACCTGCGGTACCGAAAGAGTTGCAGAAGCAGTTAATATTTTAGGACTTGATGAAGAAGACCTAATAATAAACTTGCAAGCTGATCAACCCCTTTTCCCCTCTGAATATTTTTCCTTGCTCATAAAACCCTTATTATTTTCTTCTGATATTCATATGAGCACTCTTGCAACACCTATAAAAAATTTAAAAGATCTTGAAAATCCTAATAGAGTAAAAGTAGTTTTAGATAAAGAAGGTAGGGCACTTTATTTTTCTAGATCTTCTATTCCCTATTTTGTTCCTTCTGGTAAAGAACCACTCTATTTAAAACATATAGGAGTTTATGCTTATACAAAAGGTTTTTTAGATAAATTTATAAGTCTTCCACCAGGAGATTTAGAAGCTTCTGAAAAACTTGAGCAATTAAGGGCTTTAGAATATGGTTATAAAATAGCTGTAACAGTAGTACCAAAAGAGGTTCCAGAAGTTGATACCCCTGAAGATTTGGAATATATAAAAACTTTAAAAGAGGAAGAGCTATGAAAAGAGAACCAGCAGTTGCAGGATATTTTTATAGTGACAATCCACGAGAACTTAAGTTTCATCTATCTACTCTTATTAAATTTAGAGAAAATAAAATCAGAGCTAAAGGGATAATTGTTCCTCATGCAGGATATATGTATTCTGGATGGGTAGCAGGCAAAGTTTACGGAAGCATAATACCTCCTGATACTGCTATAATAATTGGAACAAATCATACAGGATTAGGTGAAAGGATATCCCTATTTCCTGGAGAGGCATTTATAACCCCCTTAGGTGAGGTTTCGGTTGATAAAGAAATTTCAGAAGATTTAATAAAATCAGTTCCACTTTTATCAAGAGATGTTATGGCACATCTACATGAACATTCAATAGAAGTCCAAGTTCCCTTTTTACAATACATAAATCCTAAAGTAAAAATAGTTCCTATATGTTTAAGTAAACTTAGTTTAGAAGAGGTTAAAGAGTTAGGAAAAGGTATAGCTGAGGTTATAAAAAAACATTCTGATAAATATATTTTAATTGTTGGGAGTAGTGATTTTAGTCATTATGTACCTCATGAAGTAGCTAAGAAAAAGGATTTAATGGCAATAAGAGAAATATTAAAGCTTTCAGAAGAAGATTTTCTTAAAGTTATTTATGAAGAAAAAATAAGTGCCTGTGGGTATATTCCTATAGCTGTTACTATTAATACCTGTAAAAATCTCGGAGCGAGTAAAGCTGAACTGGTAGAATATCAAACTTCAGGAGATATAATAAAGGATTATTCTTCTGTAGTTGGATATGGAGGAATAATTATTTATTAAAGAAGGGGGATTTTAAAAATGGTTGTAACTAGGTTTCCTCCGAGTCCAACAGGACATTTACATCTTGGAGGAGCAAGAACAGCGCTTTTTAATTGGCTTTTTGCAAGGCACAACAAAGGAAAATTTATCCTTCGTTTTGAAGATACAGATAGAGAAAGATCAAAACCTGAGTATGTGGATTCTATAATATCTGCTTTAAAATGGCTTGGGCTTGAATGGGACGAAGGTCCATATTTTCAAAGTGAAAGAATAGAAATATACCAAAAATATGCAAAAAAGCTTTTTGAAGAGGGAAAAGCATATTATTGCGAATGTTCTAAGGAGGTTTTAGAAAAAAAGAAAGAGGAAATGTTAAAAAGAGGGCTTAAACCAAGATATGATGGAACTTGCAGAGATAAAAATTTAGGTCCAGGTGAGGGTAGGGCATTAAGAATTAAGGTACCAGAAATTGAAGAAATTATTTTTGAAGACCTTTTAAGAGGAAAGATCGTTTTTCCTGCGGAAGAAATAGATGATTTTATAATAATGCGTTCAGATGGAACACCTACATATCATTTTGCAGTAGTAATAGATGATATTACTATGGGAATAACTCATGTAATAAGAGGAGACGATCACATTTCTAATACCCCTAAACAAATTATTATATATAATGCCCTTGGAGTTAATCCTCCAGAATTTGCACATATCCCTATGGTTCTTGGGTCTGATGGAGCAAGATTATCTAAAAGGCATGGAGCAAAATCTGTTCTTGAATATAAAGAGGCTGGTTTTTTACCTAAGGCACTTATTAATTATTTAGCTCGTCTTGGTTGGGGATATGGAGATCAAGAATATTTTACAGTAGAAGAACTAATTGAAAAATTTGATCTTCAAAGTGTAAATCTCTCTCCTGCAAGATTTGATCAAGATAAACTTTTAGCTATAAATGCTTATTGGATAAAGAATAGCGATAATAAATATCTTTTAGAGCATCTTAAATATTTTCTCAAGTCTTATGATTTAGATAAGTTTTCTGAGGAATATCTTCTTTCTGCTATAGAAACGGTAAAAACAAGAAGCAAGACCTTGGTTGAGATGGCCGAAATGATAGAATTTTACTTAGTAGAAGAAGTAAGTTATGATTTGGACGGAGCTAAAAAATTTTTAGTTTCAGAAATTAAACCTTTACTTCAAAAAATAGTTGAGGATTTAGAGGAAATTCCTTTAGAAAATGAAAAGAAATTTGAAGAGTATTTTAGAGAACTTTCTGAAAAATCAGGTATTAAGTTAAAAAATATTGCTCAAGCTGTAAGAGTTGCTTTAACAGGAAAAGCGGTTAGTCCTTCTCTTTTTGAGATAATGAAAGTTTTAGGAAAGGAAAGAGTTGAAAAGAGATTAAAGAGAGCATTAGATTTTATAGAAAGTCAAAGATAAAGTTTAGAAAAAGTGGTTGTAAAATAATAAGAAAAGATTATAATTATAAGAAATACGGGGCGTAGCGCAGCCTGGAAGCGCACCTGCCTTGGGAGCAGGGGGTCGGAGGTTCAAATCCTCTCGCCCCGATTGTATTTTCAAGGGGTCCAAAAATTTAACTCCTTCCACTGTGATAAATTGTGATAGAATTATGATAAAGCACTCTTTCTAAAGTTTTTACAGCCCTTTTAAAATCCTTTATAATAACTCTTTCAACAATTTCAACTGTAATTTTGCATCCTGCTTTGATATATTTTTTCAAATTTTCAACGATTTTTCCTTCTATAAATGTTTTTTCTGAGACATTTATATGAATTGGAATATCCCAGTTTTTACTTTTAAAGGTAGAAGTTTTTATAAGGTTTTCTTCAAACTCATAAATAAATGGATGAACCTCAAGTAGATGAATAAATTCACTTGCAGTATAAAGATTGTCACTAGCTATTCTTGCTAAAGCTTCGGCTGAGCAAGGTTTCAAATCTTTTGAACTAAATATTGGTTGATAATAGAACCTAAAAAATTTTGAACTAAATATCGGTTGATAATAGAATTTAAAAAGATTTATATCAATTGCTTCCTTAATGATTGTCTGTATTTTTAAGGTCTCTAATATTTTGTCTTCAAACTTTTTATCATAAAGCACTATAGCATTTGGGGAGCTCTTTTTAGCTTCTTTTAGGGCAAATCCAGCTTTTTCAAAAAGTTCTAAAGGATTCACTCCATCAAATGGATAAATAGAAACCCCAGAAGTAAGAAAGACACTTATATCTTCAAATTTAAAAGAAGAAAAATTTTCAATTCTTTTTAAAACTGAAAATACATCCTCTTTTCTCTTAACCTCAATAAAAATTAAAAATTCATCTGGACCAATTCTTCCAATAAGGTCTTCCTTTCTTAAGTTTTGTCTTAAAAATCTTTCTATCTCCTCAATTAATCTTTTTCCCTTTTCAAAACCATATTTTATATTTATGTATCCCATCTCAAATACATCCATCCTTATAAAAATTCCAACCTTAGCTGTTTTTATTCTTTCAGAGACTTCAAAAAGAATTTTTTCGATAATTAACACTTCTGGATAAAGATTTTTATTCACTATATGAACCTTTAACAAATTTTAAAAATTATATCGGAATTGTTTTACTGATGTTTAATGTTAAAATATTTTTAAATGTATTTAAAAAGGGGGGCAAAATGAGAAAAATTTGTAAAATCTTTTTAAGTATATTTCTTATTATTCTATTTAGTTCTTCTATAAGTTTATCTAAAATTAACAAAAAAATTTTAATGATTATTGCTCAACAAAATTTTAGGGATGAAGAATTGTTAATTCCCAAAAAGCTTTTTGAAAAAGAGGGTTATAGTGTGGTTATAGCGGGAACTTCTTTAAAACCAGCTAAAGGTATGCTTGGTGCTGTAGTTACACCTCAAATTTTAATTGATCAGGTTAGAGTAGATGAATATGATGCTATAGTTTTTGTAGGAGGAGTAGGTGCTAAAGAATATTTTAATAATTCTATAGCCCATAAAATAGCAAAAGAAGCAGTTTCCAAGAATAAAATCCTTGCAGCTATTTGTATTGCTCCAAGAATATTAGCTGAAGCTGGGGTTTTAAAAGGGAAGAAAGCAACTTGTTGGGCAGAAGAAGGAAAGAATTTGGAAAGAAAAGGTGCATATTATACGGGAAGACCTGTTGAAGTTGATGGAAATATAGTTACAGCTTCCGGTCCTCAAGCTGCAGAAGAATTTGCAAAAACCATTATAAAACTATTAAAAACTAAAAAATAAATTTAAATAGAAAAATTATGGAACAGAAAAAAAACAAAAGATAATTATCATTAAAAAGGGAGAAGAAAACAAAGAACAAAAGAGTCAAGCACAACAAACACAAAAACCATCTTTAGATCAATTTTTAAAAAATAAAAATGGTAATCCAAACTCGAGGAGCTCTTATTAGAGGAACTTTTCGTTCAATTGTAAATGAATTTTTAGTTTTAGAAAATGCTAAGTTATAGGTACCCAGCACGTAGCTTAAGCTGATCTCTAAATGCCTATCAAAACAGGTTTAGCAGAAATTAGGAAAAGAAAATTAATAGATGAATTAAACCGCTTAATTCCTGAAATTATTAAGCTTGATGTAGAAAAAATTATCCTTTTTGGCTCTTTAGTAACCGAAGATATTCATAAAACAAGCGATATTGATTTGATAATTGTGAAAAAGACTGATAAAAAATTTTTAGATAGGCTTGATGAGTTTTATAGTAAATTAAATCCGAAAGTAGCTATTGACATTTTTGTTTATACCCCTGAAGAGTTTAAAGAAATGAAAGAAAATAACTCGTTTATTAAATGGGCTTTAAAAGAAGGAGTTGTTGCATATGAAAAGAAACAAAAAGAATGAAGCTCAAAGATGGTTTTTGCAGGCTCAAAGAGATTTAGATGATGCAAAATTTAATCTATCTGGAGAAAGATTTAATGTTGCTTGCTTCTTAGCTCAACAATCTGCAGAAAAAGCTATAAAAGCTTATCTGATTTTTAAAGGTGCTGATTTCGTATGGGGACATTCGGTAGCAGATTTA
The window above is part of the Thermodesulfobacterium geofontis OPF15 genome. Proteins encoded here:
- the infB gene encoding translation initiation factor IF-2 produces the protein MAKIKVVELAKELNLDPKELLKELQEKGYTVKTIASSVSEEEAQKIREHYSIKSNFIIIRKEDIEKHQVDLSESAFAEILSPEALEAPKKKKLIIKKIKKEEPEIEKPEAEKLEVEKPEALVTPEKEVLEKESIKLEETIKEERPLEAPEREIKVSHEKRVVTDFRPRKERPFKPREVPSAPIPTEEPETIPRPEKEEIKRKKKERELELKEKKKSKKKPGIFKKERRELETFEDFFLEEPEVLFEEKEELVEEKPKKVKEKVEKVPERPPTLPPKEKKIKIYETIQVSELAKLMGVKVGELIKKSLQMGMPVTANQSIDADTAAILADEFGYQVEKAPIEEEILLQYIPPSPEELKPRPPVVTVMGHVDHGKTTLLDAIRKTDVASKEAGGITQHIGAYTVKLEDGRIITFIDTPGHEAFTSMRARGAQVTDIVILVVAADDGVMEQTKEAIEHARAAKVPIVVAINKIDKPDANPERVKSQLAELGLVPEEWGGNTLVANISAKKRIGIEELLELVLLQAEMLDLKAAYDRPARGRIIESKLDKGRGPVATVIVQEGTLREGDVFVAGLTYGRVRAMFDSYGNRIKTATPSIPVEILGFEDVPQAGDDFIVVDEEEKARKIAEYRQRKAREAEAAKEVKISLEKLFEKLKEGEIKELNIVLKADTQGTLEALKSSLSKLSTDKVKINIIRAGIGAISESDVMLASASNAIVVGFNVKPTPNAKNVAKEEKVEIKFYDVIYQLIDDIKKAMVGLLEPKLVEHITGVAEVRATFKIPKIGIVAGCYVKEGTISRNNKVRVIRDGVVIFTGNIASLKRFKEDVKEVAAGYECGLRIENFQDIKEGDIIEAFEIKEVAPEL
- the kdsB gene encoding 3-deoxy-manno-octulosonate cytidylyltransferase, translating into MRKVIIIPARYGSTRFPGKPLALLWGKTIIRHVYERALASEIEEIYVATDDERIFNEVISFGGKAILTSKEHTCGTERVAEAVNILGLDEEDLIINLQADQPLFPSEYFSLLIKPLLFSSDIHMSTLATPIKNLKDLENPNRVKVVLDKEGRALYFSRSSIPYFVPSGKEPLYLKHIGVYAYTKGFLDKFISLPPGDLEASEKLEQLRALEYGYKIAVTVVPKEVPEVDTPEDLEYIKTLKEEEL
- the amrB gene encoding AmmeMemoRadiSam system protein B — translated: MKREPAVAGYFYSDNPRELKFHLSTLIKFRENKIRAKGIIVPHAGYMYSGWVAGKVYGSIIPPDTAIIIGTNHTGLGERISLFPGEAFITPLGEVSVDKEISEDLIKSVPLLSRDVMAHLHEHSIEVQVPFLQYINPKVKIVPICLSKLSLEEVKELGKGIAEVIKKHSDKYILIVGSSDFSHYVPHEVAKKKDLMAIREILKLSEEDFLKVIYEEKISACGYIPIAVTINTCKNLGASKAELVEYQTSGDIIKDYSSVVGYGGIIIY
- the gltX gene encoding glutamate--tRNA ligase → MVVTRFPPSPTGHLHLGGARTALFNWLFARHNKGKFILRFEDTDRERSKPEYVDSIISALKWLGLEWDEGPYFQSERIEIYQKYAKKLFEEGKAYYCECSKEVLEKKKEEMLKRGLKPRYDGTCRDKNLGPGEGRALRIKVPEIEEIIFEDLLRGKIVFPAEEIDDFIIMRSDGTPTYHFAVVIDDITMGITHVIRGDDHISNTPKQIIIYNALGVNPPEFAHIPMVLGSDGARLSKRHGAKSVLEYKEAGFLPKALINYLARLGWGYGDQEYFTVEELIEKFDLQSVNLSPARFDQDKLLAINAYWIKNSDNKYLLEHLKYFLKSYDLDKFSEEYLLSAIETVKTRSKTLVEMAEMIEFYLVEEVSYDLDGAKKFLVSEIKPLLQKIVEDLEEIPLENEKKFEEYFRELSEKSGIKLKNIAQAVRVALTGKAVSPSLFEIMKVLGKERVEKRLKRALDFIESQR
- a CDS encoding GGDEF and EAL domain-containing protein, which encodes MNKNLYPEVLIIEKILFEVSERIKTAKVGIFIRMDVFEMGYINIKYGFEKGKRLIEEIERFLRQNLRKEDLIGRIGPDEFLIFIEVKRKEDVFSVLKRIENFSSFKFEDISVFLTSGVSIYPFDGVNPLELFEKAGFALKEAKKSSPNAIVLYDKKFEDKILETLKIQTIIKEAIDINLFKFYYQPIFSSKFFRFYYQPIFSSKDLKPCSAEALARIASDNLYTASEFIHLLEVHPFIYEFEENLIKTSTFKSKNWDIPIHINVSEKTFIEGKIVENLKKYIKAGCKITVEIVERVIIKDFKRAVKTLERVLYHNSITIYHSGRS
- a CDS encoding DJ-1/PfpI family protein, whose product is MRKICKIFLSIFLIILFSSSISLSKINKKILMIIAQQNFRDEELLIPKKLFEKEGYSVVIAGTSLKPAKGMLGAVVTPQILIDQVRVDEYDAIVFVGGVGAKEYFNNSIAHKIAKEAVSKNKILAAICIAPRILAEAGVLKGKKATCWAEEGKNLERKGAYYTGRPVEVDGNIVTASGPQAAEEFAKTIIKLLKTKK
- a CDS encoding nucleotidyltransferase domain-containing protein, which encodes MPIKTGLAEIRKRKLIDELNRLIPEIIKLDVEKIILFGSLVTEDIHKTSDIDLIIVKKTDKKFLDRLDEFYSKLNPKVAIDIFVYTPEEFKEMKENNSFIKWALKEGVVAYEKKQKE